One window of Magallana gigas chromosome 2, xbMagGiga1.1, whole genome shotgun sequence genomic DNA carries:
- the LOC136269664 gene encoding uncharacterized protein yields MSVLFCLEKTFVRRVIVILTVAYSVRPQEKDGDMSLWINGCTLKVNWTIQTKLDGCVPNLYSVRLLKNNQEIATSDTTLTSYSFEGTDSESIYRVIVSPILECNNGSRPRGNSLDHSISAIPRSQQTFITKYIFDDFTLQCPLNGSYTPFSVEWEHKIGIDSTIVRKFSTPEITLTDVSYKDSGKYVCTVGFYSCGGSGLQRKLTSSVSLNLNGPPYITMPQQRVVADPVDNLTLSLSLISFPAPFSLVLVRNQNNEIIHRSSVSFAPTKVTLSAFGRVVKLYGYSCRLNMPNITREWFGTNSIIVFNRLGNYSLSFIVEELSDRENFFVRFLKDNLLLVAIVGGSILAVSIVVIVTVICLDIRKKRKQKCMSLDNNRLPESAVADNCNQHIYARPFSFGNNRLNQDARELQSLKDHAKQIELEGRQCASMYSCAGFSLNEFQDDSIVYDNQFAPGYT; encoded by the exons ATGTCTGTCTTATTTTGCCTCGAAAAAACTTTCGTTCGGAGAGTTATTGTGATACTTACAGTTGCTTACA GCGTACGACCACAAGAAAAAGATGGAGACATGAGTTTATGGATAAACGGATGTACACTTAAAGTCAATTGGACAATTCAAACCAAACTAGATGGATGTGTTCCGAACTTATACAGTGTTCGACTTTTAAAGAACAATCAAGAAATCGCAACGAGTGACACCACGCTTACCAGTTATTCGTTTGAAGGAACTGACTCAGAGTCGATATACCGGGTCATAGTTTCGCCAATTCTGGAATGTAACAACGGTTCTAGACCCCGTGGAAATAGCTTGGACCACAGTATTTCAGCTATCCCGA gAAGTCAACAAACCTTTATaaccaaatatatttttgaCGACTTCACTTTACAATGTCCACTAAATGGGTCTTACACACCGTTCAGTGTTGAGTGGGAGCACAAAATAGGGATCGATTCAACAATAGTTAGAAAATTTTCTACCCCGGAAATCACTCTTACAGACGTATCGTACAAGGACTCGGGAAAATATGTCTGCACTGTTGGATTTTATTCCTGTGGAGGGTCAGGACTTCAAAGGAAGCTTACAAGTTCGGTCAGTCTGAACTTAAACG gACCACCATACATAACAATGCCTCAACAAAGAGTTGTTGCTGATCCTGTCGACAATTTGACGTTATCCTTGAGCTTGATATCCTTTCCAGCTCCATTTAGTCTAGTTTTGGTTAGAAaccaaaataatgaaataatccATCGCAGCAGTGTTTCCTTTGCTCCAACCAAAGTAACACTTTCAGCTTTCGGAAGGGTAGTAAAACTTTATGGTTACAGTTGTCGATTAAATATGCCAAACATTACAAGAGAGTGGTTCGGAACCAACAGCATCATAGTGTTCAACCGACTGGGGAATTATTCACTTTCTTTCATCGTGGAAGAGTTATCGGACAGGGAAAATTTCTTTg TAAGGTTTCTTAAGGATAACCTGCTTCTTGTGGCTATTGTCGGTGGATCAATCCTTGCAGTGTCCATCGTTGTAATAGTAACAGTCATTTGTCTGGATATCAGGAAGAAAC GTAAGCAAAAATGCATGTCTTTGGACAACAACcg tttgccAGAAAGTGCCGTTGCAGACAATTGCAACCAACATATATACGCTCGTCCTTTCTCCTTTGGAAATAATAGACTAAATCAag ATGCACGAGAACTTCAGA